In Serratia marcescens subsp. marcescens ATCC 13880, a single genomic region encodes these proteins:
- the pstS gene encoding phosphate ABC transporter substrate-binding protein PstS, producing the protein MKLMRTTVASIVAATFSLTAVSAFAAASLTGAGATFPAPVYAKWADSYQKETGNKVNYQGIGSSGGVKQIVANTVDFGASDAPLSDDKLAADGLFQFPTVIGGVVLAVNIPGIKSGELTLDGKTLGDIYLGNVKKWNDPAITKLNPGVKLPDQNIAVVRRADGSGTSFVFTSYLSKANAQWKEKIGAGSTVNWPTGLGGKGNDGIAAFVQRLPGSIGYVEYAYAKQNNLAYTKLVSADGKPVSPTEESFSNAAKGADWSKTFAQDLTDQKGDNVWPITSTTFILVHKEQKNPAQGAEVLKFFDWAYKTGAKQANELDYATLPAEVVEQVRAAWKTNVKDSSGKALY; encoded by the coding sequence ATGAAACTGATGCGTACCACCGTCGCCAGTATTGTGGCAGCGACCTTCTCCCTGACCGCCGTGTCCGCGTTCGCTGCTGCCAGCCTGACCGGTGCAGGTGCGACATTCCCCGCTCCGGTTTACGCCAAGTGGGCAGATTCTTATCAGAAAGAAACCGGCAACAAAGTTAACTATCAGGGCATCGGCTCCTCTGGCGGCGTAAAGCAAATCGTGGCCAACACCGTTGACTTTGGCGCTTCCGACGCCCCGCTGTCTGACGACAAGCTGGCGGCCGACGGCCTGTTCCAGTTCCCGACCGTGATCGGCGGCGTGGTGCTGGCGGTGAATATTCCGGGCATCAAATCCGGCGAACTGACGCTGGACGGCAAAACCCTGGGCGATATCTACCTGGGCAACGTCAAAAAGTGGAACGATCCGGCTATCACCAAGCTGAACCCAGGCGTGAAACTGCCTGACCAAAACATCGCCGTAGTGCGCCGCGCCGACGGTTCCGGCACTTCGTTCGTGTTCACCAGCTACCTGTCCAAAGCCAATGCGCAGTGGAAAGAAAAGATTGGCGCCGGTTCTACCGTTAACTGGCCGACCGGTCTGGGCGGTAAAGGCAACGACGGCATCGCCGCCTTCGTTCAGCGTCTGCCAGGCTCTATCGGCTACGTAGAATACGCTTACGCCAAGCAGAACAACCTGGCTTACACCAAGCTGGTGTCCGCCGACGGCAAACCGGTCAGCCCGACCGAAGAGAGCTTCAGCAACGCCGCCAAGGGTGCGGATTGGAGCAAAACCTTTGCTCAGGATCTGACTGACCAGAAAGGCGACAACGTGTGGCCAATCACCTCCACCACCTTCATCCTGGTGCACAAAGAGCAGAAAAACCCTGCTCAGGGCGCCGAAGTGCTGAAGTTCTTCGACTGGGCCTACAAAACCGGTGCAAAACAAGCTAACGAGCTGGATTACGCCACCCTGCCGGCAGAAGTGGTTGAGCAGGTGCGTGCGGCCTGGAAAACCAACGTAAAAGACAGTTCAGGTAAAGCGCTGTACTAA
- the pstC gene encoding phosphate ABC transporter permease PstC, with product MAEYKPTIKAPGKNGDIIFSALVRLAALITLLLLGGIIVSLIFASWPSMQKFGFAFLWTKEWDAPAEQFGALVPIYGTVVTSLIALIIAVPVSFGIALFLTELAPNWLKRPLGIAIELLAAIPSIVYGMWGLFVFAPLFAEYFQTPVGDVLSGIPIVGELFSGPAFGIGILAAGVILAIMIIPYIAAVMRDVFEQTPVMMKESAYGIGCTTWEVIWRIVLPFTKNGVIGGVMLGLGRALGETMAVTFIIGNTYQLDSASLYMPGNSITSALANEFAEAESGVHTAALMELGLILFVITFIVLALSKLMIMRLAKNEGR from the coding sequence ATGGCTGAGTACAAGCCGACCATCAAAGCACCGGGCAAAAACGGTGACATCATTTTCAGCGCGCTGGTGAGACTGGCTGCGCTGATTACCCTATTGTTGCTGGGCGGCATCATCGTTTCGCTGATCTTCGCCTCCTGGCCAAGCATGCAGAAATTCGGCTTTGCGTTCCTGTGGACCAAAGAGTGGGACGCGCCGGCGGAGCAGTTCGGCGCGCTGGTGCCGATCTACGGCACCGTGGTCACCTCGCTTATCGCGTTGATCATCGCCGTGCCGGTGAGCTTCGGCATCGCGCTGTTCCTGACCGAACTGGCGCCGAACTGGCTGAAGCGGCCGCTGGGCATCGCCATTGAGCTGCTGGCGGCCATTCCGAGCATCGTCTACGGCATGTGGGGACTGTTCGTGTTCGCCCCGCTGTTCGCCGAATACTTCCAGACGCCGGTGGGCGACGTGCTGTCGGGCATTCCAATCGTTGGCGAGCTGTTCTCCGGCCCAGCCTTCGGCATCGGCATCCTGGCCGCCGGGGTGATCCTGGCGATCATGATCATTCCTTACATCGCCGCAGTGATGCGCGACGTGTTCGAACAGACCCCGGTGATGATGAAAGAGTCGGCCTACGGCATCGGCTGCACCACCTGGGAAGTCATCTGGCGCATCGTGCTGCCGTTCACCAAAAACGGCGTCATCGGCGGGGTGATGCTGGGCCTGGGCCGTGCGCTGGGGGAGACCATGGCGGTGACCTTTATCATCGGCAACACTTACCAGCTCGACAGCGCTTCGCTATACATGCCGGGCAACAGCATCACCTCGGCGCTGGCCAACGAATTCGCTGAAGCCGAGTCCGGCGTGCACACTGCCGCGTTGATGGAGCTGGGCCTGATTCTGTTTGTTATCACCTTTATCGTGCTGGCGCTGTCGAAACTGATGATCATGCGTCTGGCCAAGAATGAGGGGCGTTAA
- the pstA gene encoding phosphate ABC transporter permease PstA, producing MATMDMQNAVVLAESRRKMQAWRRQKNRLALFLSMATMAFGLFWLIWILIATVTKGFDGMSLALFTEMTPPPNTAGGGLANAIAGSGLLILWATLFGTPLGIMAGIYLAEYGRKSWLAEVIRFINDILLSAPSIVVGLFVYTIVVAKMEHFSGWAGIVALALLQVPIVIRTTENMLKLVPDTLREAAYALGTPKWRMISAITLKASVSGIITGVLLAIARIAGETAPLLFTSLSNQFWSTDLMQPIANLPVTIFKFAMSPFAEWQQLAWAGVLLITLCVLLLNILARVIFAKKKHS from the coding sequence ATGGCGACGATGGATATGCAAAACGCAGTCGTTCTGGCGGAAAGCCGCCGCAAAATGCAGGCCTGGCGCCGGCAGAAAAATCGCCTCGCGCTGTTCCTGTCGATGGCGACCATGGCGTTCGGGCTGTTCTGGCTGATCTGGATCCTGATCGCCACCGTCACCAAAGGCTTCGACGGCATGTCGCTGGCGCTGTTCACCGAGATGACCCCGCCGCCGAACACCGCGGGCGGCGGCTTGGCCAACGCCATCGCTGGCAGCGGCCTGTTGATCCTGTGGGCGACCCTCTTCGGTACGCCGCTGGGCATCATGGCCGGCATCTACCTGGCGGAATACGGCCGTAAATCCTGGCTGGCGGAAGTGATCCGCTTTATCAACGACATCCTGCTGTCCGCACCGTCGATCGTGGTGGGCCTGTTCGTTTACACCATCGTGGTGGCGAAGATGGAACACTTTTCCGGTTGGGCCGGCATCGTGGCGCTGGCGTTGCTGCAGGTGCCGATCGTCATTCGCACCACCGAGAACATGCTGAAGCTGGTGCCGGATACGCTGCGCGAGGCCGCCTATGCCCTGGGCACGCCGAAATGGCGCATGATTTCCGCCATCACGCTGAAGGCGTCGGTGTCCGGCATCATCACCGGCGTGCTGCTGGCGATTGCGCGCATCGCGGGGGAAACCGCGCCGCTGCTGTTCACCTCGCTGTCGAACCAGTTCTGGAGCACCGACCTGATGCAGCCGATCGCCAACCTGCCGGTGACCATCTTCAAATTCGCCATGAGCCCGTTCGCCGAATGGCAACAGTTGGCCTGGGCCGGGGTGCTGTTGATCACCCTGTGCGTACTGTTACTGAATATCCTGGCGCGCGTAATTTTCGCCAAGAAAAAGCATTCGTAA
- the pstB gene encoding phosphate ABC transporter ATP-binding protein PstB, which yields MVTDASSSKIQVRDLNFYYGKFHALKNITLDIAKNKVTAFIGPSGCGKSTLLRTFNKMYQLYPEQRAEGGILLDGQNILTDNSDIALLRAKVGMVFQKPTPFPMSIYDNIAFGVRLFEKLSRADMDERVQWALTKAALWNETKDKLHQSGYSLSGGQQQRLCIARGIAIRPEVLLLDEPCSALDPISTGKIEELISELKADYTVVIVTHNMQQAARCSDSTAFMYLGELIEFSDTDNLFTAPQKKQTEDYITGRYG from the coding sequence ATGGTTACTGACGCTTCCAGCAGCAAAATTCAGGTACGCGATCTGAACTTCTACTACGGCAAATTCCATGCGCTGAAGAACATCACGCTGGATATCGCCAAGAACAAGGTCACCGCGTTTATCGGCCCATCCGGCTGCGGCAAATCCACCCTGCTGCGCACCTTTAACAAGATGTACCAGCTGTACCCGGAACAGCGTGCGGAAGGCGGCATTCTGCTGGACGGCCAGAACATCCTGACCGACAACTCGGATATCGCGTTGCTGCGCGCCAAGGTCGGCATGGTGTTCCAGAAGCCGACGCCGTTCCCGATGTCGATTTACGACAACATCGCTTTCGGCGTTCGCCTGTTTGAAAAGCTGTCGCGCGCCGATATGGACGAGCGCGTACAGTGGGCGCTGACCAAGGCCGCGTTGTGGAACGAAACCAAGGACAAGCTGCACCAGAGCGGCTACAGCCTCTCCGGCGGCCAGCAGCAGCGTCTGTGCATCGCCCGCGGCATCGCCATTCGTCCGGAAGTGCTGTTGCTGGATGAGCCTTGCTCGGCGCTGGATCCGATCTCCACCGGCAAGATTGAAGAGCTGATCAGCGAGCTGAAGGCCGATTACACCGTGGTGATAGTGACGCACAACATGCAGCAGGCGGCGCGCTGCTCCGACTCTACCGCATTTATGTATCTGGGCGAGCTGATCGAGTTCAGTGATACTGATAACCTGTTCACTGCGCCGCAGAAAAAGCAGACTGAAGACTACATCACTGGCCGTTATGGTTGA
- the phoU gene encoding phosphate signaling complex protein PhoU, with protein sequence MDNLNLNKHISGQFNAELEHIRTQVLTMGGLVEQQLTDAITAMHNQDGELAKRVIEGDAKVNMMEVAIDEACVRIIAKRQPTASDLRLVMAIIKTISELERIGDVADKICRTALEKFSHQHQPLLVSLESLGRHTVQMLHDVLDAFARMDLDEAIRIYREDKKVDQEYEGIVRQLMTYMMEDSRTIPSVLTALFCARSIERIGDRCQNICEFIFYFVKGQDFRHLGGDALEKLLSPGGKDEKAD encoded by the coding sequence ATGGATAACCTGAATTTAAACAAACACATTTCCGGCCAGTTCAACGCAGAGCTCGAGCATATCCGCACCCAGGTGCTGACCATGGGCGGGCTGGTGGAGCAACAGCTGACCGATGCCATCACCGCGATGCACAATCAGGATGGCGAGTTGGCCAAGCGCGTAATTGAAGGCGACGCCAAGGTCAACATGATGGAAGTGGCGATCGACGAAGCGTGCGTGCGCATCATCGCCAAGCGCCAGCCGACCGCCAGCGATCTGCGCCTGGTGATGGCGATCATCAAAACCATTTCCGAGCTGGAGCGCATCGGCGACGTGGCGGACAAGATCTGCCGCACCGCGCTGGAAAAGTTCTCGCACCAGCATCAGCCGCTGCTGGTCAGTCTGGAGTCGCTAGGGCGCCACACCGTGCAGATGCTGCACGACGTGCTGGACGCGTTCGCGCGCATGGATCTGGACGAAGCGATCCGTATTTACCGCGAAGATAAAAAGGTCGACCAGGAATACGAAGGCATCGTGCGTCAGCTGATGACCTACATGATGGAAGACTCGCGCACCATTCCGAGCGTGCTGACCGCGCTGTTCTGCGCCCGCTCTATCGAGCGTATCGGCGACCGCTGTCAGAACATCTGCGAATTTATCTTCTATTTCGTCAAGGGGCAGGATTTCCGTCATTTGGGCGGCGATGCCCTGGAAAAGCTGCTCTCTCCGGGCGGTAAAGACGAAAAGGCCGACTAA
- a CDS encoding ABC transporter substrate-binding protein: MKHRALALTLLASLTGLAAGAAHADKLDDIKQAGVVRIAVFDSNPPFGYIDPQSKKLVGYDVDVADAIGKALGVKVELRATNPANRIPLLVSKKVDLIAANFTITDERAKEVNFSVPYFATGQKFIARKGVLKTPEDIKKLRIGADKGTVQEITLRERFPTAKVISYDDTPLAFVALRNGNVQAITQDDAKLVGLLGNLPAAQKAEFEISPFSLTKEYQGVGIPKGEDRLTAAVNETLIKLENDGEAVKIYDRWFGPETKSAQPRGDFKIAPLDQQPKA; encoded by the coding sequence ATGAAACATCGCGCTTTGGCCTTAACGTTGTTAGCCAGTCTGACCGGCCTCGCCGCCGGCGCCGCGCACGCGGACAAACTTGACGATATCAAGCAAGCCGGCGTGGTGCGTATCGCGGTGTTCGACAGCAACCCGCCGTTCGGCTACATCGATCCGCAGAGCAAAAAGCTGGTGGGCTACGATGTGGACGTAGCCGACGCGATCGGCAAAGCGCTGGGGGTGAAAGTGGAGCTGCGCGCCACCAATCCGGCCAACCGCATTCCGCTGCTGGTGTCGAAGAAGGTAGACCTGATTGCCGCCAACTTCACCATTACCGACGAGCGCGCCAAGGAAGTGAACTTCAGCGTGCCGTATTTCGCCACCGGCCAGAAATTCATCGCCCGCAAAGGCGTATTGAAAACCCCGGAAGACATCAAGAAGCTGCGCATCGGCGCGGACAAGGGCACGGTGCAGGAAATCACCCTGCGCGAGCGTTTCCCGACGGCGAAAGTGATCTCCTACGATGATACCCCGCTGGCGTTCGTGGCGTTGCGCAACGGCAACGTGCAGGCGATCACTCAGGACGACGCCAAGCTGGTCGGCCTGCTCGGCAACCTGCCGGCGGCGCAGAAGGCGGAATTTGAAATTTCGCCGTTCAGCCTGACCAAAGAGTATCAGGGCGTGGGCATTCCCAAGGGCGAGGATCGCCTGACCGCCGCGGTGAATGAGACGCTGATCAAGCTGGAAAACGACGGCGAAGCGGTTAAGATTTACGATCGCTGGTTCGGGCCGGAGACCAAATCCGCCCAGCCGCGCGGCGATTTCAAAATCGCGCCTTTGGATCAGCAACCGAAAGCCTGA
- a CDS encoding amino acid ABC transporter permease — protein MNLDWLLAPQYLNWLWHGFLLTLWLSACAGLAATLLGFVLAAMRDSSLRPLRWLAMGYSSLFRNTPLLVQLFFWYFAAGQILPSAAMQWLNSAHQVGPLEWPSFEFLAGFFGLTLYSTAFIAEEIRSGIRGVAGGQKYAAQALGLTGWQAMRYVVLPQALKIALPPLLGQYMNVIKNSSLTMAIGVAELSYASRQVETETLRTFQAFGVATVLYIAIIALLEGWGMWRQQRKPLGGH, from the coding sequence ATGAATCTGGACTGGCTGCTGGCGCCGCAATACCTGAACTGGCTGTGGCACGGCTTTCTGCTGACGCTGTGGCTTTCCGCCTGCGCGGGCTTGGCGGCCACGCTGTTGGGCTTCGTGCTGGCGGCGATGCGCGACAGCAGCCTGCGGCCGCTGCGTTGGCTGGCGATGGGGTACAGCTCGCTGTTTCGCAATACGCCGCTGCTGGTGCAGCTGTTCTTCTGGTACTTCGCCGCCGGGCAAATCCTGCCGTCCGCCGCCATGCAGTGGCTGAACAGCGCACATCAGGTCGGCCCGCTTGAGTGGCCGTCGTTCGAGTTTCTCGCCGGTTTCTTCGGCCTGACGCTGTACTCCACCGCCTTTATCGCCGAAGAGATCCGCTCCGGCATTCGCGGCGTCGCCGGCGGGCAGAAATATGCCGCTCAGGCGCTGGGGCTGACCGGCTGGCAGGCGATGCGCTACGTGGTGCTGCCGCAGGCGCTGAAAATCGCGCTGCCGCCGCTGCTGGGGCAATACATGAACGTGATCAAGAACTCGTCGCTGACCATGGCGATCGGCGTTGCCGAACTCTCTTACGCCTCGCGTCAGGTCGAAACCGAAACCCTGCGCACCTTCCAGGCGTTCGGCGTGGCGACGGTACTGTATATCGCCATCATCGCGCTGCTGGAAGGTTGGGGCATGTGGCGACAACAGCGTAAACCGCTGGGAGGACATTGA
- a CDS encoding amino acid ABC transporter permease, producing MDFSVIHDNLGYLLWGTWPDGPLGGAALTLAISLMAGVVSAVLGTLLGVALAMSRGVAAGLLAAVLGFFRAIPVIMLIFWTYFLLPMVFGVEIPEITTVVCALALIASAYLAHAVKAGIAAIGPGQWQAGLSLGLTRWQTLRMIVLPQALRMMVPSFINQWISLIKDTSLAYIVGVGELTFLATQVNNRSMVYPMEVFLFVALVYFVFCLALDLLANAVNRRFGAQTRALKRSWRWWRNKPPLPAS from the coding sequence ATGGATTTCAGCGTGATTCATGACAACCTGGGTTACCTGCTGTGGGGCACCTGGCCGGATGGGCCGCTGGGCGGCGCGGCGCTGACGTTGGCGATCAGCCTGATGGCCGGCGTGGTCTCGGCGGTGCTCGGCACCTTACTCGGCGTGGCGCTGGCGATGTCGCGCGGCGTCGCCGCCGGGCTGCTGGCGGCGGTGTTGGGCTTTTTCCGCGCTATTCCGGTCATCATGCTGATCTTCTGGACCTATTTCCTGCTGCCGATGGTGTTTGGCGTCGAGATCCCGGAAATTACCACCGTGGTGTGTGCGCTGGCGTTGATCGCTTCGGCCTATCTGGCTCATGCGGTGAAGGCCGGCATCGCCGCGATCGGTCCCGGCCAGTGGCAGGCCGGGCTTTCTCTGGGGCTGACGCGCTGGCAGACGCTGCGCATGATCGTGCTGCCGCAGGCGCTGCGCATGATGGTGCCGTCGTTCATCAACCAGTGGATTTCTCTGATCAAAGACACCTCGTTGGCTTATATCGTCGGCGTTGGCGAATTGACCTTCCTGGCGACCCAGGTCAACAACCGCAGCATGGTCTATCCGATGGAAGTGTTCCTGTTTGTGGCGCTGGTCTATTTCGTATTCTGCCTGGCGCTCGATCTGCTGGCCAACGCGGTCAACCGCCGCTTCGGCGCGCAAACCCGCGCGCTGAAGCGGTCCTGGCGCTGGTGGCGCAACAAGCCGCCGTTGCCGGCCAGTTAA
- the yieH gene encoding 6-phosphogluconate phosphatase → MNQIDCILFDCDGTLVDSEVLCSKAYVHMFAHYGIHLSLEEVFKKYKGVKLYEIIDRVNAEQGTDLEKETLEPLYRQEVARLFDSELQQIAGARELLAQVTVPVCTVSNGPVSKMQHSLGLTGMLPYFDDRLFSGYDIQRWKPDPAIVFHAAEQMRVPVTRCILVDDSPAGAQAGINAGIPVFYFCADPHNPPIDHPLVTTFDDLAQLPALWRERGWRLTAD, encoded by the coding sequence ATGAATCAGATTGACTGCATTTTGTTCGACTGCGATGGCACGCTGGTGGACAGCGAAGTGCTGTGCAGCAAAGCCTATGTCCATATGTTCGCCCACTACGGCATTCATCTGTCGCTGGAAGAGGTATTCAAGAAATACAAAGGGGTGAAGCTGTACGAGATCATCGATCGGGTCAATGCCGAGCAGGGCACTGACCTGGAAAAAGAGACGCTGGAGCCGCTGTATCGGCAGGAAGTGGCGCGGTTGTTCGACAGCGAGCTGCAACAGATTGCCGGCGCCCGCGAGCTGCTGGCACAGGTGACGGTGCCTGTCTGCACCGTCTCCAACGGGCCGGTCAGCAAGATGCAGCACTCGCTCGGCCTGACCGGCATGCTGCCTTATTTTGATGACCGGTTGTTCAGCGGCTATGACATTCAGCGCTGGAAGCCGGATCCGGCGATCGTGTTTCACGCCGCCGAACAGATGCGGGTGCCGGTGACGCGCTGCATCCTGGTGGACGATTCGCCCGCCGGCGCGCAGGCCGGCATCAATGCCGGCATTCCGGTCTTTTACTTCTGCGCCGATCCGCATAATCCGCCGATCGATCACCCGCTGGTGACCACGTTTGACGACCTGGCTCAATTGCCCGCGCTGTGGCGCGAACGCGGCTGGCGGCTGACGGCCGATTAA
- a CDS encoding NUDIX hydrolase, producing the protein MSSTFIDKLALIALKDDKVALVRSHNKTLFYMPGGKREAGETDEQALCREIDEELTVALQPQSIAFYGEFTGPADGKQDGTQVRIRCYQADFTGQLQPAAEIAELKWCDSRDLPQCSHVAALILHDLKARNLIK; encoded by the coding sequence ATGTCTTCGACCTTTATCGATAAGCTGGCGTTGATCGCGCTGAAAGATGACAAAGTGGCGCTGGTGCGCTCGCACAATAAGACGCTGTTTTATATGCCGGGCGGAAAGCGCGAAGCGGGCGAAACCGACGAACAGGCGCTGTGCCGCGAAATCGACGAAGAGCTGACCGTTGCGCTGCAGCCGCAATCCATCGCGTTTTACGGCGAGTTCACCGGCCCGGCGGACGGCAAGCAGGACGGCACCCAGGTGCGCATTCGCTGCTACCAGGCCGACTTTACCGGGCAACTGCAGCCGGCCGCCGAAATCGCCGAGCTGAAGTGGTGCGACAGCCGCGATCTGCCGCAGTGCTCACACGTCGCCGCGCTGATTTTGCACGATCTCAAGGCGCGTAACCTGATCAAGTGA
- a CDS encoding NCS2 family permease has product MTKPVSGLDAEQGLLGRVFKLKQHGTTARTETIAGITTFLTMVYIVFVNPQILGAAGMDTQAVFVTTCLIAAFGSIFMGLLANLPVALAPAMGLNAFFAFVVVGAMGISWQVGMGAIFWGAVGLLLLTIFRIRYWMIANIPVSLRVGITSGIGLFIGMMGLKNAGIVVANPDTLVTIGSLTSHNVLLGALGFFIIAVLSSRNFHAAVLVSIVVTTLIGWMLGDVKYGGLFSLPPSITSVVGQVDVAGALNIGLAGVIFSFMLVNLFDSSGTLIGVTDKAGLTDNQGKFPRMKQALYVDSISSVAGSLAGTSSVTAYIESSSGVAVGGRTGLTAVVTGLLFLLVIFLSPLAGMVPAYAAAGALIYVGVLMTSSLARVKWDDLTEAVPAFVTAVMMPFSFSITEGIALGFISYCVMKLGTGRWREISPCVVVVALLFVLKIVFVDGH; this is encoded by the coding sequence ATGACCAAACCAGTATCTGGCCTTGACGCTGAGCAAGGCTTGCTTGGGCGCGTGTTTAAACTCAAGCAACATGGCACGACGGCGCGTACGGAAACGATTGCCGGTATCACCACCTTCCTCACCATGGTGTATATCGTGTTCGTTAACCCGCAAATTTTGGGCGCAGCGGGCATGGATACCCAGGCAGTATTTGTCACCACTTGTTTGATCGCCGCCTTCGGCAGCATCTTTATGGGCCTGCTGGCGAACCTGCCGGTGGCGCTGGCGCCGGCGATGGGCCTGAACGCCTTCTTCGCCTTCGTGGTGGTCGGGGCGATGGGCATTTCCTGGCAGGTGGGCATGGGCGCCATCTTCTGGGGCGCGGTCGGCCTGCTGCTGCTGACCATTTTCCGCATCCGTTACTGGATGATCGCCAACATTCCGGTCAGCCTGCGCGTCGGCATCACCAGCGGCATCGGCCTGTTCATCGGCATGATGGGGCTGAAAAACGCCGGCATCGTGGTGGCCAACCCGGACACGCTGGTGACCATCGGCAGCCTGACCTCGCACAACGTGCTGCTGGGGGCGCTCGGCTTCTTCATCATCGCCGTGCTCTCTTCGCGCAACTTCCACGCGGCGGTGCTGGTATCTATCGTGGTCACCACCCTGATCGGCTGGATGCTGGGCGACGTGAAATACGGCGGCCTGTTCTCCCTGCCGCCGAGCATCACCTCGGTGGTGGGCCAGGTCGACGTGGCCGGCGCGCTGAACATCGGGCTGGCCGGGGTCATCTTCTCGTTTATGCTGGTGAACCTGTTCGACTCTTCCGGCACCCTGATCGGCGTCACCGATAAAGCCGGCCTGACCGACAACCAGGGCAAGTTCCCGCGCATGAAGCAGGCGTTGTACGTTGACAGCATCAGCTCAGTGGCCGGTTCGCTGGCGGGGACCTCTTCCGTGACCGCTTACATCGAAAGCTCGTCCGGCGTCGCCGTCGGCGGCCGCACCGGTCTGACGGCGGTGGTCACCGGCCTGCTGTTCCTGCTGGTGATCTTCCTGTCGCCGTTGGCGGGCATGGTGCCGGCTTACGCCGCCGCCGGCGCGCTGATCTATGTCGGCGTGCTGATGACCTCCAGCCTGGCGCGGGTGAAGTGGGACGATCTGACCGAAGCGGTACCGGCGTTTGTCACCGCGGTGATGATGCCGTTCAGTTTCTCGATCACCGAAGGCATCGCGCTCGGCTTTATCTCCTACTGCGTGATGAAGCTCGGCACCGGCCGCTGGCGTGAAATCAGCCCGTGCGTGGTGGTCGTGGCGCTGCTGTTCGTGCTGAAGATCGTCTTCGTCGACGGCCATTGA
- a CDS encoding NADPH-dependent FMN reductase, which translates to MSDQALKIVTLLGSLRKGSYNAMVARALPGLAPQGVTIEALPSIRDIPLYDADMQQGEGFPAAVEAIAEQIRQADGVIIVTPEYNYSVPGGLKNAIDWLSRVPNQPLAGKPVAIQTSSMGPIGGARCQYHLRQILVFLDAMVMNKPEFMGGVIQSKVDEQAGELSDQGTLDFLTGQLSAFSDFIRRVE; encoded by the coding sequence ATGTCAGACCAAGCCTTAAAAATCGTCACTCTACTCGGCAGCCTGCGCAAAGGCTCCTACAACGCCATGGTGGCCCGCGCCCTGCCTGGCCTGGCTCCGCAGGGCGTCACCATTGAAGCGCTGCCCTCCATCCGCGATATCCCGCTGTACGACGCCGACATGCAACAGGGTGAAGGCTTCCCTGCCGCAGTCGAAGCGATAGCAGAGCAGATCCGCCAGGCCGACGGCGTGATCATCGTCACCCCCGAATACAACTATTCCGTGCCCGGCGGGTTGAAAAACGCCATCGATTGGCTGTCTCGCGTACCGAATCAGCCGCTGGCCGGCAAGCCGGTGGCCATTCAAACCAGCTCAATGGGGCCGATCGGCGGCGCGCGCTGCCAATACCATCTGCGTCAGATCCTGGTGTTCCTCGATGCGATGGTAATGAACAAGCCTGAGTTTATGGGCGGCGTGATCCAAAGCAAGGTCGATGAACAGGCCGGTGAACTGAGCGATCAGGGAACGCTGGATTTCCTGACCGGCCAGCTGTCCGCGTTCAGCGATTTTATTCGCCGCGTGGAGTGA
- a CDS encoding 4'-phosphopantetheinyl transferase family protein — protein sequence MACHFARWTPASAVLDTQRLSDEVIAATRTFSVKRRTRYLQGRILLAEMMFYLYGLPTLPPIATTPTGRPCFADHQLPDFSLAYASNTVGVLLSDEGKVGLDIEVMRARGSRQSALQNAHQTPAESAWIGAQDDRLEAETQLWSIRQSVLKISGLGNSGQSTLRLHPFSGHLRSSATPDVQVMSDADEYLSWACAGSPELDRLLCWRYEERGGLHKDGEISPRSPAASSRFVKLTGLKTPG from the coding sequence ATGGCGTGTCATTTTGCCCGATGGACCCCGGCCTCCGCTGTCCTGGATACCCAGAGACTCTCCGACGAAGTGATAGCCGCCACCCGCACCTTTTCCGTTAAGCGCCGCACGCGCTACCTGCAAGGGCGCATTCTGCTCGCCGAAATGATGTTCTACCTGTACGGCCTGCCGACGCTGCCCCCCATCGCCACCACGCCGACCGGCCGCCCCTGCTTCGCCGATCATCAGTTGCCCGATTTTAGCCTCGCCTACGCCAGCAACACCGTGGGCGTGCTGCTTAGCGACGAGGGCAAAGTCGGACTGGATATCGAAGTGATGCGGGCGCGCGGCAGCCGGCAAAGCGCGCTGCAGAACGCGCATCAGACGCCGGCGGAAAGTGCCTGGATCGGCGCGCAGGACGATCGGCTGGAGGCGGAGACTCAGCTGTGGAGCATTCGGCAAAGCGTGCTGAAAATTTCCGGCCTCGGCAACAGCGGCCAGTCCACGCTGCGTCTGCATCCCTTCTCCGGTCACCTGCGCTCCAGCGCCACGCCGGACGTTCAGGTGATGAGCGACGCCGACGAATATCTGAGCTGGGCCTGCGCCGGCAGCCCCGAGCTGGATCGTCTGCTGTGCTGGCGCTACGAAGAGCGCGGCGGCCTGCACAAAGACGGGGAAATATCGCCGCGCAGCCCGGCGGCATCCTCACGCTTCGTTAAACTGACGGGCCTGAAGACTCCAGGTTGA